Proteins from a genomic interval of Lolium perenne isolate Kyuss_39 chromosome 1, Kyuss_2.0, whole genome shotgun sequence:
- the LOC127333166 gene encoding uncharacterized protein yields MSSGDDFDLSDSSSSDDSDLDELLQDDDLEATMLLLAVKDLEDRAKLLNRRRGSVFGRNHIQRNRLLGHEQLMEDYFAEVPTYPAHLFRRRYRMRRSLFVRIVKDCGLHSNYFKQRRNAVGVMGFSALQKISAAMRVIAYGIPADYTDEYLRIGEDTTTESVRRFARMIIKLYGPTYLRAPNEDDTKRLMQINEKRGWPGMLGILDCMHWTWKNCPKHGMDSTVARAKMQPLSLRT; encoded by the coding sequence ATGAGCTCGGGTGACGATTTCGATCTGTCGGATTCGTCGAGCTCCGACGATTCCGACCTCGACGAGCTGCTCCAGGACGACGACTTGGAGGCCACCATGCTCCTCCTCGCCGTCAAGGACCTGGAGGACCGCGCGAAGCTGCTGAATCGGAGGCGCGGTTCCGTGTTCGGCCGGAACCACATCCAGCGGAATCGCCTCCTCGGCCACGAGCAGCTGATGGAGGACTACTTCGCCGAGGTACCTACCTATCCTGCCCATCTGTTCCGTAGGAGGTATCGCATGCGGCGTAGCTTGTTCGTCCGAATCGTCAAAGACTGCGGATTGCATTCGAATTACTTCAAGCAACGTAGGAATGCCGTCGGGGTGATGGGTTTCAGCGCTTTGCAAAAGATCTCTGCTGCCATGAGGGTAATTGCATATGGCATCCCTGCGGATTACACCGACGAGTATCTTCGAATTGGCGAAGATACTACCACAGAGTCAGTCCGCAGGTTTGCTCGCATGATTATCAAGTTGTACGGGCCTACGTATCTCCGAGCTCCCAACGAGGATGACACCAAACGGTTGATGCAGATAAATGAGAAAAGAGGTTGGCCTGGAATGCTTGGTATTCTcgattgtatgcattggacatggaagaATTGTCCAAAGCATGGCATGGACAGTACTGTGGCAAGAGCAAAGATGCAACCATTGTCCTTGAGGACGTAG
- the LOC127301569 gene encoding DNA ligase 1: protein MFLLRATTSTPFHFLRCHFHPLPSPKTLATALAPPPPPPPLLRPRPRLYSSASPRRRSTAATAKSVDKRPPASPRRAEAVPPLPAVAAGGGPMSSSGGAGGKRSVADVLMGNARDAARKAKKGGPGAPSPKKTKAATQPDDATPEPPSPAKSPAKANDAPGAKKRSPSPTRSKKPAAPLKSEADEKPPSPKRSKKPAAPPKSEAEEKPPSPKRSKAPAAKSDPKPSAQAPVPQSDGKRRSPSPTKASQSEDKKRPSSPPKKPKTSTATTKPEEANTTLELKKKGGDFDPAAAAYWKPGEPVPFLFLARALDLISNESGRILITEILSNVFRTIIATTPQDLLATVYLSVSRIAPPHEGIELGIGDTSIIRALSEAYGRKEEHVKKNLKELGDLGLVAKASRSSQKMMYKPKPLTIPRVLDTFRTIAKESGKDSQDKKRNHIKGLLVAATDCEPQYIIRLLQSKMRIGLAEKTVQMALAQAAVYSEKGSPPKEVQSPFEEAAKIIKHAYSVLPIYDKIVPTLLEAGVWKLPETCNFSIGVPVGPMLAKATKSVSEIIDKFQGRDYTCEYKYDGERAQIHCMEDGTVEIYSRNAERNTGKYPDVVDAVSRFRKPTVKSFVLDCEIVAYDREKKRILPFQILSTRARKGVTINDIKVTVCTFGFDILYINGKPLLQEQLKVRREHLYNSFEEVPGVFQLATAITSNDLEEIQKFLDLSVNSSCEGLIIKTLDTDATYEPAKRSNNWLKLKKDYMDSVGDSLDLVPIAAFHGRGKRTGVYGSFLLACYDDQNEEYQTICNIGTGFSEQQLEQCSTSLRGKVINNPKAYYRFADTTNPDVWFEPSEVWEVKAADLSISPVHRAANGIVDPNKGISLRFPRLLRVREDKNPEHATTSEQVADMYRAQKINHSHNQDDEDDD, encoded by the exons ATGTTCCTCCTTCGAGCCACCACCTCCACCCCGTTTCACTTCCTCCGATGCCACTTCCACCCGCTCCCCTCGCCTAAAACCCTAGCCACCGCtctcgccccgccgccgccgccgccgccgctcctccgcccccgcccccgcctctactcctccgcctcccctcgccgccgctccaccgccgccaccgccaaatcCGTCGACAAGAGGCCGCCCGCGAGCCCGAGGAGGGCGGAGGCGGTCCCGCCGCTGCCCGCGGTCGCCGCGGGGGGAGGACCCATGTCGTCCTCGGGCGGCGCCGGGGGGAAGCGCTCCGTGGCGGATGTGCTCATGGGGAACGCGCGGGACGCCGCCAGGAAGGCCAAGAAGGGGGGGCCCGGGGCGCCGTCCCCCAAGAAGACCAAGGCCGCCACCCAGCCCGACGACGCGACGCCCGAGCCGCCTTCCCCGGCCAAGTCGCCCGCCAAGGCCAACGACGCGCCCGGGGCGAAGAAGAGGTCCCCGTCGCCCACGAGGTCCAAGAAGCCAGCCGCGCCCCTGAAATCTGAGGCCGACGAGAAGCCCCCTTCGCCAAAGAGGTCCAAAAAGCCAGCCGCGCCCCCGAAATCTGAGGCCGAGGAGAAGCCCCCATCGCCAAAGCGGTCCAAAGCCCCAGCGGCCAAATCCGACCCCAAGCCCTCCGCCCAAGCCCCCGTCCCCCAATCTGACGGCAAGAGGAGGTCGCCgtcgccaaccaaggcgtcccaatccgagGATAAGAAGAGGCCCTCCTCACCACCAAAGAAGCCCAAGACCTCAACTGCCACCACCAAGCCCGAGGAAGCGAACACCACcctcgagctcaagaagaaaggcGGCGACTTCGATCCCGCGGCCGCCGCCTACTGGAAGCCGGGCGAGCCCGTGCCGTTCCTGTTCTTGGCCCGGGCGCTCGATCTCATCTCCAACGAGTCGGGCCGGATTCTCATTACGGAGATCCTGTCGAATGTGTTCCGCACGATTATTGCCACGACGCCTCAGGATCTCCTCGCGACGGTGTACCTCTCGGTTAGCCGGATTGCGCCGCCCCATGAAGGGATCGAGCTTGGGATCGGGGATACGTCAATCATCCGTGCGCTCTCTGAGGCATATGGCCGCAAGGAGGAGCATGTCAAGAAGAACCTCAAG GAATTGGGTGATTTGGGGCTTGTGGCCAAAGCAAGCAGGTCGTCACAGAAGATGATGTACAAGCCAAAACCACTGACAATACCACGCGTGCTTGATACATTTCGGACAATCGCAAAG GAATCTGGTAAAGATAGTCAAGATAAGAAAAGAAATCATATCAAAGGACTCCTTGTTGCTGCAACGGACTGTGAACCTCAATACATTATACGCCTTCTGCAG TCAAAGATGCGCATTGGGTTGGCAGAAAAAACTGTCCAAATGGCTCTCGCGCAAGCTGCTGTATATTCTGAAAAAGGGTCTCCACCGAAAGAAGTCCAATCACCTTTTGAAGAG GCTGCAAAAATAATTAAACACGCATATTCAGTTCTTCCAATCTATGATAAAATTGTCCCAACTCTTCTTGAAGCTGGTGTCTGGAAACTTCCGGAAACATGCAATTTCTCCATAGGTGTCCCTGTTGGCCCTATGTTGGCAAAAGCAACGAAATCGGTCTCAGAGATTATTGACAAGTTTCAAGGTCGTGACTACACTTGTGAGTACAAGTATGATGGTGAACGCGCCCAG ATCCATTGCATGGAGGATGGAACAGTGGAGATTTATAGTCGGAATGCTGAACGGAACACTGGGAAGTACCCTGATGTTGTTGATGCCGTTTCCAG ATTCCGAAAGCCTACAGTGAAGTCATTTGTCTTAGACTGTGAAATTGTTGCTTATGACCGTGAAAAGAAGAGAATTTTACCTTTTCAG ATACTTAGCACAAGAGCCCGCAAGGGTGTTACTATAAATGACATCAAAGTTACAGTCTGTACTTTTGGCTTTGATATTCTTTACATCAACGGGAAACCTCTTCTCCAGGAACAACTCAAAGTTCGCCGAGAG CACCTTTACAACTCTTTCGAGGAAGTACCAGGAGTTTTTCAACTGGCCACTGCTATTACATCAAATGACCTCGAGGAGATACAAAAATTTCTTGACCTATCTGTCAACTCCAG TTGTGAAGGGTTGATTATCAAGACACTGGATACAGATGCTACATATGAACCAGCGAAGCGGTCAAACAATTGGTTGAAATTGAAGAAAGACTACATGGATAG CGTTGGAGACTCTTTAGATTTGGTTCCAATTGCTGCCTTTCATGGAAGAGGAAAACGAACAG GTGTATATGGATCATTCCTCCTGGCATGCTATGACGATCAGAATGAAGAATACCAAACAATCTGCAATATAG GTACTGGGTTTTCTGAGCAACAACTGGAACAATGTTCTACAAGCCTCCGGGGTAAAGTAATAAATAACCCCAAG GCATACTATAGGTTCGCTGACACAACTAACCCAGATgtgtggtttgagccatcagag GTGTGGGAGGTCAAAGCTGCTGATTTGAGCATAAGTCCTGTTCATCGTGCTGCTAATGGTATAGTTGACCCAAATAAG GGCATCTCTCTAAGGTTTCCTCGTTTGTTGCGGGTGCGTGAGGATAAAAACCCAGAACATGCAACCACGTCTGAGCAA GTTGCGGATATGTATCGTGCTCAAAAAATAAACCACTCACACAACcaagacgacgaggatgatgactGA